The Phycodurus eques isolate BA_2022a chromosome 5, UOR_Pequ_1.1, whole genome shotgun sequence DNA segment ctgaattcttgacagtttaatttgaatcacattaaaataaatttaaatgtgtttcgcctagcccttcatgttttctgtaAAGAATTGTATCCatattacaaattctgcctgggtcatcatacatatgagcacaactctgttttttctcatttactaaataaaagtaaggctgtgaatttcaaaataagagcaagtaaataaaaacgtattacatgttcaaataaagtgcttaacttgagaataattatttgaaaaaatacttcgttttgatcatatgggtagaagaaaaatcatgcattgtaaaaatgcattatagataggtagaagggttttccagaattttttaggtcaactttgggggtgcgcattatacatgggtgccaTTCtatatgagaaattacggtaatgcAGTCATTTAGAGACGAGATCAACGGACCGGAAGAGGCCGGGCGGTCgtcaacatatatttgattgacaggtgaatgGCTCATCATTGTCAGTGGACCAACCACAGCGGGCCTTATTTCTCATGGTTTTAgaggcacacaaaaaacaacgatattatcgtttatcgtgatagttttgggaAAAATATATCATCTTAAAAAATGCCTAAGTGCAATGTACACAAGGTATGAACTACGTTTGAAtttcaaatattatttatattattttccaGAGAGCGAGCCCAGAGATGCAGGAACAGACCAGCGGAGTTCAGGAATTATTCGTCTTCACACCATTAAACAAATCATAGATAGAGTGAgcgctcagtttttttgttgaatcAGAAATCcaccatatattattattacttcatCACCCTCACTCACCTTCTCTTCATCTGTTCTCACTTCAAGGACAAACACGCTGTGCTGGACATCACTCCGAATGCTGTGGACAGGCTGAACTATGCTCAGTGGTACCCAATCGTAGTCTTCCTAAATCCGGACAATAAGCAGGGTGTGAAGAACATGAGGACAAGGCTGTGTCCAGAGTCCAGGAAAAGTGCCAGGAAGCTGTACGAGCGAGCCATCAAACTGAGGAAGAATAATCATCACCTGTTCACCAGTGAGTGGCCACAGAATATTAAAAGGCACTATAAAAAGTTGAGTTATTTCCTTTACATTAATTACCCCAAATTCTCTTTTATAGCCACCATTAACTTGAACAACATGAATGACGGTTGGTACGGAGCTCTGAAAGAAACAATCCAGCAGCAACAGAACCAGCTGGTGTGGGTCTCTGAGGGAAAGGTGAGCAGTTGGCACCTTGGATTTTGGAAATCTGTAACAGGTTACAATGCAGTATGAGTCATGAGCCCAATGGTAAATGGTTTCTCCTCAGGCGGATGGCACCACAGAGGATGACTTGGATATCCACGACGACCGTCTGTCTTACCTGTCAGCACCAGGTAGCGAGTACTCCATGTACAGCACGGACAGCCGTCACACATCTGACTACGAGGACACGGACACGGAGGGCGGCGCGTACACGGACCAGGAGCTCGATGAGACCTTGAATGACGAGGTGGGTCTGCCCACGGAGCCCGCCATCACACGGTCTTCCGAACCTGTGAGGGAAGACCCACCTGTCATTCAGGACACCCCTGGCTACCCTGGATATCAGCACCCAGTGGCGCCCGACACAGCTAATCGTATAGACCCCACGGGCTTCAAAATGCCATCTCCACAGCAGGTAATGTTCCTAGCCCTGTAAACcactgtcgtgtgtgtgtgtgtgtgtgcttatatGGATAGATGTACTGTATCTGTAGCTCTAAAGTAGAGGTTAACGCCTTTTGTCATCTTGGTTTTTGGCTAAGGCCATGTCCATACCAACAGTTAGTATTTTGCTTTGTGCTTTGGCCATTTTTCTCCACACGCAAACTGTGTTTTTGTTCCAGAAAACACCTTTTTGGAAAGCTCCAGTCCACTTGATGCTTTTCCAAATCCAAatctatgtatatatactatatatagttTGCTAACACTTGAAATGAGTAATGTATGGGTTTTGTTtctattgtttgttttgttaactTCATATTTTAGTGAGATATTCAAGGGAAATATTCTGGAAAAACACATGTTCACTGGCAGTCCAATGCAGTCTACATGTCTTTGATTAGCTATTGTTATTTTCCACAAATAAATTAGGCTTCTTACAGTGCTCTCTATAAATGAGTGCACTCCCTTTGAAAAGCAAGCTTCCTATTGATCTCTCACATGCAAAGGAACAATTCTGTGAATGATGATAAGACTCAATGATAACATTGATTCTGAAAGGGAGCATTTATGTTGTGCACCTTACTGGCTAAAATCACATTATAGGTAGAAGTTGTATATGttattatgtatatataatatgtataattttgatgattatagcttacagcaaacgAAAATCGCAAATTAACTATCCCTTGAAAATAGAATATGacgtaacaaacaatcaagaaacaataaaaatgattttgtaatATAGAAactaggcaggaatttgccctctaaaaagtattttcccgtGTGTTTCATAATCTATATAATgcatgagtactgaaataaatgagctTTTCTACCAtactctaatttattgagatgtacctgtatctGATCAAACCAGACATTTGCAGAGCCTGGTCTGACTCATTCAGTGTGAGAGGAATTGTCAAGGTGTTGGGTTGAGCTTTTACTTTGTGTGCCGTTGGCAAGCTgtgtttgtaaatgtcttttaacaatattcacagcAAGAGGAGGCTTCTCTGCCCATGCCCTCCTTGCCTGCAGCGGTGGTAGCGCCCCCTGCTGTTGAGCAGCCTGTACAGCTAGAGGGTATGCACCTAGAGGAGCCCCCTGCTGCACCCGCAGCTCCTCGGGCTGACTCACTTAGCAGCCTCAGTCCTGCCCCTGAGCTTATTCAGCCCCCAGCACCATCACATGAACCCCACCCGTCTGGACCACCTGGTCCAGAACCAAAGGTACCCGCTGCTTCAACCGCCCACTTGGACCGGGCCTGGGCCTCAGTCTGCTGTCTTAACTGCCTGTCTTCTCGCACATGCTTTCCACTCTTTCTCTGCATGTATTGCCCACACTGTGTGCCTCACTGAGCCCACTGTGTGCCTCTGGCTCCCAGAGAATATGTGACATACTAGTCCACATGCACAATGATGAGACCTGGGAGACCAGAAGGACTGGTAAATCTGAGTCTTTGACCAGGGTGAAGACCATCCACAACCAGCCTAAACTGTTGCATTTTACTTCCTTTGCATggctccaaaatgtttttgggttccTTTAGCTTTAACTCTCTTCTGTAGATGAAAAACGAGCACTTAGAGTGGCCTTATCGTAGATGTGTTGTGTTGTAGTGCCAGTAGTTTGACGTTGCATTAGATCCAAACTGAATGTTGGATGCATGATGAAAGCTAACCTGCAGACAGTACTCGACTTTCCATCCAACAATTCTCCTTATGGATCAAACCATTCACCTCAACACACTGCATTATGTTTACGTTCACATGCGTTGTTCTGGGCAGATGCCAATCAATGAATTGTAACTCAGTTTGCTGTCTACAGGCTTCACATCATAAGTTTGAGATGAGGCCTTTCAGAAATGAATTTTCTTATTAAACTTGAAAAGGAATCATGAAAGAATATGGATGATCATCATTCTTGAAAGGCATCTTGTCAAACGGGCATTCAGTACTggtttcaaataataaaatacaaatgtttgctTGTGTAATTTGCACTGAGACACTTTTCCTCGTGTAATTTGGAAACTGTTACTGTCTGTATTTCActttaatatttttgaaaatattctgGTTCGTTTTAATTTGCTGTTGGGGACATCTACCCCAACTGTACTGTCTTTGAACACATTGGTTGTTAAAAAGCGTGCGTCACCATTGTGATGCAACAGAATCATTCATTTCATATTGTCTCTTCACAGATGTACAAGAAAGATCTATACAATATGGAGGAACCTGTGCAAATGAACCATGGCTTGAAGCAGTCACTGAGCTACACTCACCAGCCACCATACCAGGACAAGCAGCCATACCGAGAATACGACCACCCGCCTTACGGTTACGATGGAGGCGGCTACCCAGAACCAAAGTCTCACAACGCTGACTGTCACATGCACTACGACAACCGTGTGCCTCATTACAACGAACAGTGGTCCCCCTACGACCAGCAGACCTCATCCTGCCAGCCTGCAGGTTACCAGCCGGGCCACCAGCAACCCATCGGCTACAACCTCCGGTCACCGTACGAGGATGAGCCAGGGAGGGACTATAGCCCGCCTCAGCCACGATATGAAGACCCTCTTCCTGTGGGATATGATGGCAGATCACGCCACAGTAAACCTGGGCCAATTCGTTATGACGAACCGCCCCCACCGCTTCGCCCCGCAGGCTTCAATGTGCGCTCTTCTTATGAGGCAGATACTCACAGCTTTCCCATTAACTCGCCTCGTTCTCCAGAACCGCCAAAGCAGTACTACGGCGACTCTGGTCTAAGGCCCTCCTACATCCCTGGGCCACAACGGGGCTTCAAGGCAGGGATGCATGAGCCTGTGATGAACTCTGAGCCACCAGTTCTCCCTCCTAAAACAGAGACCCTCACATCCCCTGGTGAGCCAGCAGTCACTCCTGGATCCAAACCCTTGCCACCCCACCAACGGGAAGACCTGGATGAGGACCCGGCCATGAAACCACAGTCGGTCCTCAACAGAGTaaagatgtttgaaaataaacgtTCCGTTTCTATGGACAGAGCGAAGGAAGGAGAATCATCAGTTCTCAGGGTACTTTTCTCTTACATTATATAAAAGTGAGGAGTGTGTTCTGTTCTTTTCTCTCATGAAGGAACAGTATCGCCAACACTTCGAAAAAACCTTCGGCTAATTGTGTCCTCGCTTTCTCTTTCAGCCAGCAGATGTTCCCAAACCTTCAAGTGCACCTGGTCCAGTGCTCAAGGCAAATTCGCTCAGCAACCTGGAGCAGGAAAGGCCCTCCCACAGGTATGTTGTGGTCATTGCAGCACCCTCAGGCGACAACAAAGGTGGATAAAGGACAgcttcgtcttttttttttttttttccttataccttctttcattcattttttgagCCCCATCTCGTTGAGCCAAGCTGTTATGCAGCCAAACAAATTCAAGGTGTACCACACACATGACTGCCATAATGGTTCTTATTAATTTGCATCAGGGTTTTCATAATAGTATAATGTCTGCACAGAGCACTCGTAAAGTGATGCCTTAGTCTTGTTTGCTTCATCTGTAGGGCTCCTGAACCCCAGAGGCCTCACATAAAACCGCTTGATGATGTAATGCGTACCAATCACTATGACccggatgaggatgaggagtaCTACAGGAAGCAGTTGTCCTACTTTGACCGTCGGAGCTTTGACAGCAAAGCCATGGGCCAACCCAACCCTGGCATCAATCGCTTCCACGATCTGCCCAAACCAGCTCAACTGTCATACCCGTACAACAGGTAGACGcgcacacctgtcaccattgCCAAAAACTTCCCTGATttccttttttgctttttgacaGCAGTCAtcagtgttttcattcattcttcATCCCCCTTTCTGTTCACCTAAATTAGGGTGGAGTCTGTCGAGAAAGTGAGTCCAGGGGAGAAACGATATGATCCCCTACCTCAGATTTGCCCCTCTTCTCAATACGGACCCCCCGGCTCTGCCATCCCACCCAATACACTGCCCAAACTCAGCCCGAGTGACGGTAAGATCTCAAATTACCCGTTAGAATATTCAGTATTAGTCATATTTTGTTAGCATTATTACGCAACAGTATGTGTCACTTGAGGTCCATTGCTTAAGAGATTAAGTTGTGCACACTCGATGGGCGCTTCAATCACATTTTGAATTGCTTGTGTTCAAATGGAGATATAATTTGTTCACTACTACATCAGGCActtagtggttataaaaagtctacacacccctgttcaagcgccaggtttttgtgatagaaaaaatgagaccaaggtaaATCATTTCAACCCCCCCGTTAGttacctataacctgtacaagagtggaaatgaaaataaacaactgaaataatgtgcttgcacaagtgtgcacaccgtcttataactgggatgtggctgtgtttaaaatgtaatgtgtcaaattcaaactcatgttaaatgggactcAGCACACTCCCGCCACTATTAaatgtgcctctgattaaccccaaataaaacatacaaaggTATACGAGATGTAACTTTACTTCTTGAggatcttttatttcttttaattggGTGTAATTCTGTGACtgtgtctatttttttccagtgaACTCCATATCTGAGCCACTGAGCTCCCCCAATCCCAAACCTGATCTGTCGGCTCTCAGACCAGTTAGCAGGGAGGAACCAACACCGATAGGCTATCTGCCCCCAAGGGCCATCCCCGACAAGTCCCCAATCAATGGTACAGATGCAGCTCCCCCAAAGACCATCGGCGCTCCCGCTCCCACCGGTTACAACCGCTACGTCCCCAAGCCGTACACCAGCTCAGCACGACCGTTCGAGCGCAAGTTCGAGAGCCCCAAGTTCAACCACAACCTGCTGCCCAACGACACACAGGCGAAGACTGAGCTCCTCGGCAAGCTCGGAATAGTGAGCAATAGCGGGGGAAAGCCGCAGCTCTCACCTCAGCCTCTGGACCATGACAGTGGTCTGGACACTTTCACTCGCACCATGGACAACAGGCCCAAATACCAGCACAATAACATCAACGCCATCCCCAAGGCCATTCCTGTAAGGTAAAGGCGCTGTTCATGTCACTCGGTCTCTTTTCACAGTGAGGTCCCTGTGCTGCTCTTATTGTGTGTTGTTCTGCACAAACACTGCCCTGATTGATGACTCTGACTTCTGCTGCAGCCCTGGCGCACTGGACGATGACGACGAGGATGAAGGGCACACTGTGGTGGCCACCGCCCGAGGCATCTTCAACTGTAACGGAGGGGTCCTTAGCTCCATCGAGACAGGCGTCAGCATCATCATCCCCCAGGGAGCAATTCCAGAGAACGTGGAGCAGGAGATCTACTTCAAGGTGTGCCGCGACAACAGCATCCTGCCCCCCCTCGACAAGGAGAAAGGTCAGTAACATCCACCAGCTCCATGATGTTGTCATGGAGTAGTGGAAAAGGATTCCAGCGATGACTTGTGAAGCTCTGGTGAAGTCCATGCCCGAGAGGGTCAAAGCAGTGCTGGAAAATAATGGGGGTCACACAAAGATTTTCACTTTGGGCATCCTTTAGACATTTTCCATATAGGGGTGCGCTCACTTTGTTGCCAGCGGGGTAAACATTTATGATTGTATGTTGAGTTCTTTGAGGGGACAGCACACTTAAGCTGTTATACAGCTGTACGTTGGCTACGTTACACTGTAGCTAAAGTTTCATTTCTTTCGTGTTGTCccataaaagaaataaaatacagcgTATTCACTTTTGCGAGATATTACATGTTCAATTTTAGCCCTCTTTAAAGTGGGACTACACTCATAcatgtgagagaccccacacaaCAGGGGGGGATCATCATTcgtgtgcttactgctcttgTATTGTGGTGTACTCAAGGTGACCAACACGGCACACAACAAACGCAATGcaaatgtgtatttgttgtaTAAAAGTTGTGACTTTTGGAATCTGAATGTCGATGCGTGTCCACGCAGGAGAAACGCTGCTAAGTCCACTGGTGATGTGCGGCCCTCACGGACTCAAGTTCCTGAAGCCGGTGGAGCTGCGCTTACCTCACTGTGCGTCTATGACCCCTGATGGTTGGTCTTTTGCTCTAAAATCCTCCGACTCCTCGTCGGGTACgctgtcctctctctctctctctctctctctgtgggGGCTTAAGGATTTGCATGATTGTAGAGGAGAGTTTGTTCACTTTCTTTTCCGCATTCCTCACTCCTTTATCATGGACAGccctttatatttttattatttcctaattttcataaaacaaatcaagaatATGTTATAGGTTCTTCCCCCATAATAACAAGTATCGTGCTCGCTACCAAGCCCAGTTTTAATTTACTCCTCTCCAATCCTTTAGGAATTACTGTCTAGAATTGATCATTACTGTGTAAACAATGCAATGCTGCAATTGGATAAGCGTTCTTGCTTTTTGCCACAATTTTtctctcccagttgaagttgactgtgaactgacataaaacaaacaggagaattaaacattgtatttttaaacaccaaaatattcaaccaaaccatacaCTAGAAGTCTTCAACCTGCCGCTACACctaacacacggagcagcaacgcatacaaacagagcatataGCGATACTCACAGGCTGTTATtatctctgctctgtgggaacaagaCATTTTACTGGCAGTTAGTTGGGGGCCTTCTTTGgctcttcttcttgcttttaATATATAGTCTGGGGAACACTGTACTACCAATCGCTTGGTTGAACTCGTATTTAAAAGCATGAGAAAATTATTACTCCGCCTGTGAGTGGCTTGTCTTTCTGTCACTTTCACAGCCCCGATGATTATTATGCTTCATCAAGAATTCCTCGCTTCCTCAAGTATcatcataaaatacattttaaggacTAAGTCACCGCCCCCAGCTTGTGAAGGCGTCACTGACTCTAAAAGATGTCGCACATTAAAGCACCGACATACTGTGTGGAGCCTTTAGAGTGGTTTACATGCTCTAACAGCTCTTATCTATTCGAACAACTCTTTGACTGTCATTGGAGTGGGGGGAACATTCaaattgtgtcattttcttcttctttttagttttgttgttgCTCAGTTTGAGACACTCCAGACCACTAACTTCACGAGCAACAACTCCAAAGTATCTTTTCAAATTCATGTCATTGTTTAATTTCcccacatacatacagtacatcaagtGTGTTTTTGGGTGGGAAGGAACTGTCTCCAAGTTCATGTAAGAATATTCCTTTAAATCAGGCGTGGGGAACCTTTTTCCTGTCAGTTCAGTTTCATATTCAAGTCCCTCTCAGCCAATTCATTTGAAagtaagaaatatatatatcttatgCAACAATATAACACGTTTATGATGTATTATGCACATTTGTAGGCTGTTCTTTAGAGTGTGTTTTAGAACCTGTggggttttatttgtttatagaATTGCATGGTTGGCCGGACAAATGCTGTCAGGCCAGAGGTTCCCCCACTCAGGATTTAAAGcagggttctcaaactggggtatGCGAACTGTTGTTTGCTCATTGGAAAATAATTTGCAGTATATTATTATGTTACACTGGaatcattcaaaacaaaaaaggtgcacACCCTACTGTGGATATGAGGACCAGcagccaataaaaacaaacataataaagcAATTACTCCTCTCTAATTTTGCTTTGGGCCAATTTAAAACTCTATGATTGTCATGtatcatcacataaatctgacatccttagacgactttttttttttttttttttttttttttttttttttttaaacaaaaggcatattttggggggagaatgtagtatatgtattttttaaattaatttgttaaaatgtgactCTCTTGCTATGGGCGTTTCTATTCGTCAACTACAATCCAAGTCTTTACTGTCGCGACGTATACATTTCTCAAGTACGTTTCTCAACGGGTTGGCATAGAAGACGGTCTCACCCAGCTTGCTTgtaaaattcaggtttgtaaagtACTGCAATGacaaacagatccctgtagatggcggtgtTGCATTGCTTTGGGTTCA contains these protein-coding regions:
- the tjp1b gene encoding tight junction protein ZO-1 isoform X5 — translated: MHLLSFGKCADRAAEEVLEGLLNLKMFGSGKGKWFVRKHKRQYQQQQRSARRPCTKQNKRWAGKILKQHRQKLLSELDVTAVLPYLVYDKVFSLGEYKEILGQESNKRRTEIFLDRLSSKGPAAFCSFCSVLEEVCPHLLTYFLLDGEDGAPGGRKNGALPVPPNSSGEEPLCPPPMYTDPVFDSRIHPSPTAGSVTAASSVSTVQGKPSLRRIKGRIHRSKSLDSIDLLDSNSAAMEETVIWEQHTVTLHRAPGFGFGIAISGGRDNPHFQSGETSIVISDVLKGGPAEGLLQENDRVVMVNAVSMDNVEHAYAVQQLRKSGKIAKITIRRKRKVHVPMGRLGERETMSEHDEEEDSYDEEIYETRSGRSGAYSGMGGAMGRRSGRSCSRRDRERERSGSRERSLSPRSDRRSHNLPPRPAKVTLVKSRKNEAEYGLRLASHIFVKDISPESLAARDGNIQEGDVVLKINGTVTENLSLIDAKKLIERSKGKLKMVVQRDDRATLLNIPDLDDSIPSANASDRDDISDIHSLASDHSNRSHDRLRSSRSRSPDRRSEPSDHSRHSPPQISNGSHRSRDEERISKAASTPAKLSEEVPLPKPKEPALAKDEKQLPPLPEPKPVYAQPGQPDVDLPVSPSDAPVPSAAHDDSILRPSMKLVKFKKGESVGLRLAGGNDVGIFVAGVLEDSPAAKEGLEEGDQILRVNNVDFANIIREEAVLFLLDLPKGEEVTILAQKKKDVYRRIVESDVGDSFYIRTHFEYEKESPYGLSFNKGEVFRVVDTLYNGKLGSWLAIRIGKNHQEVERGIIPNKNRAEQLSSVQYTLPKTAGGDRADFWRFRGLRSSKRNLRKSREDLSSQPVQTKFPAYERVVLREAGFLRPVVIFGPIADVAREKLSREEPDLFELAKSEPRDAGTDQRSSGIIRLHTIKQIIDRDKHAVLDITPNAVDRLNYAQWYPIVVFLNPDNKQGVKNMRTRLCPESRKSARKLYERAIKLRKNNHHLFTTTINLNNMNDGWYGALKETIQQQQNQLVWVSEGKADGTTEDDLDIHDDRLSYLSAPGSEYSMYSTDSRHTSDYEDTDTEGGAYTDQELDETLNDEVGLPTEPAITRSSEPVREDPPVIQDTPGYPGYQHPVAPDTANRIDPTGFKMPSPQQMYKKDLYNMEEPVQMNHGLKQSLSYTHQPPYQDKQPYREYDHPPYGYDGGGYPEPKSHNADCHMHYDNRVPHYNEQWSPYDQQTSSCQPAGYQPGHQQPIGYNLRSPYEDEPGRDYSPPQPRYEDPLPVGYDGRSRHSKPGPIRYDEPPPPLRPAGFNVRSSYEADTHSFPINSPRSPEPPKQYYGDSGLRPSYIPGPQRGFKAGMHEPVMNSEPPVLPPKTETLTSPGEPAVTPGSKPLPPHQREDLDEDPAMKPQSVLNRVKMFENKRSVSMDRAKEGESSVLRPADVPKPSSAPGPVLKANSLSNLEQERPSHRAPEPQRPHIKPLDDVMRTNHYDPDEDEEYYRKQLSYFDRRSFDSKAMGQPNPGINRFHDLPKPAQLSYPYNRVESVEKVSPGEKRYDPLPQICPSSQYGPPGSAIPPNTLPKLSPSDVNSISEPLSSPNPKPDLSALRPVSREEPTPIGYLPPRAIPDKSPINGTDAAPPKTIGAPAPTGYNRYVPKPYTSSARPFERKFESPKFNHNLLPNDTQAKTELLGKLGIVSNSGGKPQLSPQPLDHDSGLDTFTRTMDNRPKYQHNNINAIPKAIPVSPGALDDDDEDEGHTVVATARGIFNCNGGVLSSIETGVSIIIPQGAIPENVEQEIYFKVCRDNSILPPLDKEKGETLLSPLVMCGPHGLKFLKPVELRLPHCASMTPDGWSFALKSSDSSSGDPKSWQNKSLPGDPNYLVGANCVSVLIDHF
- the tjp1b gene encoding tight junction protein ZO-1 isoform X3 gives rise to the protein MHLLSFGKCADRAAEEVLEGLLNLKMFGSGKGKWFVRKHKRQYQQQQRSARRPCTKQNKRWAGKILKQHRQKLLSELDVTAVLPYLVYDKVFSLGEYKEILGQESNKRRTEIFLDRLSSKGPAAFCSFCSVLEEVCPHLLTYFLLDGEDGAPGGRKNGALPVPPNSSGEEPLCPPPMYTDPVFDSRIHPSPTAGSVTAASSVSTVQGKPSLRRIKGRIHRSKSLDSIDLLDSNSAAMEETVIWEQHTVTLHRAPGFGFGIAISGGRDNPHFQSGETSIVISDVLKGGPAEGLLQENDRVVMVNAVSMDNVEHAYAVQQLRKSGKIAKITIRRKRKVHVPMGRLGERETMSEHDEEEDSYDEEIYETRSGRSGAYSGMGGAMGRRSGRSCSRRDRERERSGSRERSLSPRSDRRSHNLPPRPAKVTLVKSRKNEAEYGLRLASHIFVKDISPESLAARDGNIQEGDVVLKINGTVTENLSLIDAKKLIERSKGKLKMVVQRDDRATLLNIPDLDDSIPSANASDRDDISDIHSLASDHSNRSHDRLRSSRSRSPDRRSEPSDHSRHSPPQISNGSHRSRDEERISKAASTPAKLSEEVPLPKPKEPALAKDEKQLPPLPEPKPVYAQPGQPDVDLPVSPSDAPVPSAAHDDSILRPSMKLVKFKKGESVGLRLAGGNDVGIFVAGVLEDSPAAKEGLEEGDQILRVNNVDFANIIREEAVLFLLDLPKGEEVTILAQKKKDVYRRIVESDVGDSFYIRTHFEYEKESPYGLSFNKGEVFRVVDTLYNGKLGSWLAIRIGKNHQEVERGIIPNKNRAEQLSSVQYTLPKTAGGDRADFWRFRGLRSSKRNLRKSREDLSSQPVQTKFPAYERVVLREAGFLRPVVIFGPIADVAREKLSREEPDLFELAKSEPRDAGTDQRSSGIIRLHTIKQIIDRDKHAVLDITPNAVDRLNYAQWYPIVVFLNPDNKQGVKNMRTRLCPESRKSARKLYERAIKLRKNNHHLFTTTINLNNMNDGWYGALKETIQQQQNQLVWVSEGKADGTTEDDLDIHDDRLSYLSAPGSEYSMYSTDSRHTSDYEDTDTEGGAYTDQELDETLNDEVGLPTEPAITRSSEPVREDPPVIQDTPGYPGYQHPVAPDTANRIDPTGFKMPSPQQQEEASLPMPSLPAAVVAPPAVEQPVQLEGMHLEEPPAAPAAPRADSLSSLSPAPELIQPPAPSHEPHPSGPPGPEPKMYKKDLYNMEEPVQMNHGLKQSLSYTHQPPYQDKQPYREYDHPPYGYDGGGYPEPKSHNADCHMHYDNRVPHYNEQWSPYDQQTSSCQPAGYQPGHQQPIGYNLRSPYEDEPGRDYSPPQPRYEDPLPVGYDGRSRHSKPGPIRYDEPPPPLRPAGFNVRSSYEADTHSFPINSPRSPEPPKQYYGDSGLRPSYIPGPQRGFKAGMHEPVMNSEPPVLPPKTETLTSPGEPAVTPGSKPLPPHQREDLDEDPAMKPQSVLNRVKMFENKRSVSMDRAKEGESSVLRPADVPKPSSAPGPVLKANSLSNLEQERPSHRAPEPQRPHIKPLDDVMRTNHYDPDEDEEYYRKQLSYFDRRSFDSKAMGQPNPGINRFHDLPKPAQLSYPYNRVESVEKVSPGEKRYDPLPQICPSSQYGPPGSAIPPNTLPKLSPSDVNSISEPLSSPNPKPDLSALRPVSREEPTPIGYLPPRAIPDKSPINGTDAAPPKTIGAPAPTGYNRYVPKPYTSSARPFERKFESPKFNHNLLPNDTQAKTELLGKLGIVSNSGGKPQLSPQPLDHDSGLDTFTRTMDNRPKYQHNNINAIPKAIPVSPGALDDDDEDEGHTVVATARGIFNCNGGVLSSIETGVSIIIPQGAIPENVEQEIYFKVCRDNSILPPLDKEKGETLLSPLVMCGPHGLKFLKPVELRLPHCASMTPDGDPKSWQNKSLPGDPNYLVGANCVSVLIDHF